A region from the Sebastes umbrosus isolate fSebUmb1 chromosome 18, fSebUmb1.pri, whole genome shotgun sequence genome encodes:
- the rsph3 gene encoding radial spoke head protein 3 homolog, which produces MAFVERSQRDPNGSYIFSSRPRAVENRSKYRQPPSEQTHSPYGNVMYDRRVVRGNTYAQHIIPTTAQPDPVEIQRQQEIRRKAIARKRAREQYRPNTPEPLQGRKHIDVQTDRYLEELSNIIVSKNIECQTDAFLDRPPSPLFIPAKSGRDVETQIEEGELFDYDREVQPVLEVLVGKTIEQSLEEVMEEEELACLRAQQRAFEELRNNELAEVRRLEEQERRHCEEKERRIAQQKEMLEKERETAEKIAARAYTQQYLAHLLPAVFTSLRTHGFFYDPVQQDIETYFFPSLTVEINNSLERRYTARALLDNIIHDVAQNRLEAFKEPETQ; this is translated from the exons ATGGCGTTTGTTGAACGCAGTCAGAGAGATCCAAACGGAAGTTACATCTTCTCCAGTCGGCCCAGAGCTGTAGAGAACCGCTCCAAGTACAGACAACCTCCATCTGAACA GACACACAGCCCTTACGGGAATGTCATGTATGACCGCCGCGTTGTCAGAGGAAACACTTATGCTCAACACATCATACCAACT ACGGCTCAGCCGGACCCTGTTGAAATACAGAGACAACAGGAGATCAGGAGGAAAGCCATTGCTCGAAAACGAGCCAGGGAGCAGTACAGACCCAATACTCCTGAGCCCCTGCAGGGCAGGAAGCACATCGACGTACAAACAG ATCGTTACCTCGAAGAACTGAGTAACATTATAGTGTCTAAAAATATCGAGTGCCAGACTGATGCTTTCCTGGACAGACCACCCTCTCCACTCTTCATACCGGCCAAATCTGGCAGAGATGTTGAAACCCAGATAGAGGAGGGAGAG TTGTTTGACTACGACAGGGAGGTGCAGCCAGTGTTGGAGGTCCTGGTGGGTAAGACAATAGAACAGTCTctggaggaggtgatggaggaggaggagctggccTGTCTCAGGGCCCAGCAGAGGGCCTTCGAAGAGCTCAGAAATAATGAGCTGGCAGAGGTGCGGCGGCTTGAGGAGCAGGAGAGACGCCACTGTGAGGAGAAA GAGCGTAGGATTGCCCAGCAGAAGGAGATgctggagaaagaaagagagactgcAGAGAAGATCGCCGCCCGGGCGTACACACAGCAGTACTTGGCTCACCTCCTACCTGCAGTCTTTACCTCGCTGAGAACCCACGGCTTCTTTTATGACCCCGTGCAGCAAG ATATTGAGACTTATTTCTTCCCAAGTCTGACGGTAGAGATCAACAACAGTTTGGAGAGGAGATACACAGCAAGAGCGCTGCTGGACA aTATCATCCATGATGTCGCCCAGAACAGACTGGAGGCGTTCAAAGAGCCGGAGACACAgtga